Genomic DNA from uncultured Vibrio sp.:
ACTTTAAGTTGTCTTTAACAGGCCGCGTTATGCGGCCTTTTTTATTTTCAGAATTCGTAAACTATAAAAATATTAAAAGGTCCCTATGAAGTTTTGGCAAGATCTGTCCATCGTGAGGCGTATCTACATTAGCTTTACCTTACTGCTGCTAGCGATGATTTCGATTACAGGCGTGAGTTTGCTCCAAGGTAACTTGCAGTCCGATCGTACCCATATAGTGACTGAAGTGATTTCTCCTTATATGGTGGAACTTGATCGGGTTACCGTTCACTTGCTTACTAGCCAAGCCCTGGCTAACTCTTATTTCACGCCGTTAGATAACGGCATGCATAAAAAAATCGAATCTCAGTTTTTAAAAAACCATGAGATCTATGATGAAAAACGGTTGGAGCTGGAAGCTTTGTTCACCAAGCTCAACGAATACCAAATCGATTTGTTAACAATTCCACATGACATCGCACTATTTTCTAAAACCCTCGACTTGTTCAAGCGGTATCAACAAGTTGTCGGCACAGAGCAATGGATAGAGGATCGGTCTACGCAGTTTGCTTTAGACAGCACCAAAATGAAACGTGTCGCTTATAGCTTGTCTGACTCGGTTGATGATATGAATGCCAGCTTTATGGCAAACGATTTAGCGGCCACCATTGATTCACTGGTCTTTAATACCAATAAAGGCTTAAACTCGAATTCGGCGGAAGTTATCGATGGACTTATCAAAAAGAATCGTGCTGTCACCGAGAGGATTCTTAAAACCAGTCAGTCTCTAGCGGAAAAAACACGCGGCTATACAACACGCGATCAAAAACTCCTGAAGGCTGTGATCGATCATGCGACGAATGAACAAGGCGTGTTGCTTAAACATTATCGCGCCATGGTGGAACAGGCTGAAGTATTCGATCTCCTCGCTGGGGTTCAGTCAGATACGGCACAATTAATTGAACAGTTTGTCCTTCAGTCTGAACAGCTTAGGCAACTTTCTGAACAGCAAGTTGAGCAAGTCAATGTAATGCAATCTAGGGGAGAAAAACTGATCATTTTGGTTACGTCAGTCTCTTTTTTAATTGTGTCAATTGTCGCTGTGACACTAAGTCGGACGATTCGTAACGCGTTATATATGCTTAAATCGTCGTTAAATCGTATCGAAAATGGCGATTTGACGTTGTCTACCGGCATTAAAAGTAACAACGAGTTTGGCGAATTGTCTAACTCGATAGATCAAATGATCAATACACTTAAGCACTTGGTGGCATTGGTACAGTCAGTATCCCATCAGCAAAACCAGCTCGCTAATCACAATCAAGTGACGGCCTGTCAAAGTCAAAAATCGCTTGAGTCACAGCGCATCGAAACCGAAAGTGTCGCAGCGGCGATGAACGAAATGGAAAACTCGGTCGCGGAGGTCTCCCAAGCAACACGCACAAGCCAAACTCAGTTAACCGATATTGAGCGTTCGGTCATGAAAGGACAACAACAAACCACCGGCAACTTAGAGGCGCAAAATCGGCTGTCACAAGCTCTCAAAGAGTCCGCAGATGCCATATTGCGAGTGAGTGACGTAAGCACAGAGATAGGTCGTGTGCTCGAAGTGATTCAAGCCATAGCGGATCAAACCAATTTACTCGCGCTTAATGCCGCCATTGAGGCCGCAAGAGCTGGAAACATGGGGCGCGGTTTTGCCGTAGTTGCGGACGAGGTTAGGGAACTTGCTGGTCGTACGGGGCGTTCAACTCAAGAGATCCATACAATGACTCAATTATTACATGAATCGGTTGAGCAGGCGGTCCAGCAAGTGGAGCAATGCCATTTTTATATGCAGCACTCGCGCGAGTCATCAAATCAAACCAGTATTCTAATGCAAGGCATTCAAGCATCAATTTCTGAACTTGCTCAGTTGGGAGCACATATCGCTTCGGCAACAGAACAGCAACAAAACACTGCGATAGACATAGCAAAAAACATCAGTCGAATCTCAGACATCGCGTCATCGAATTCAAAAGGTGCTGTGGAAGTGGCAGCAAACGGACAGAAATTGCAAGAGTTGTCGATAGAGCAACTTAAATTGATTGATCACTATAAACTGGGGTGAGTGATGGTGATGCGTCGAGGATTAGGTTTATCCAACAAAGCGATTCGAGTTCACAACAAGCGTTCCATCTTAACGCATTTGGCTAAAAGTGGTCCCTTGAGTGAGTCAGAGTTGGCGTCCCGCACTCAGCATCCAACGCAGGAAGCAAGATACTGAATACATTGGATACTGAATCAAAAATCACACTACATAGTTAACCAAGTTAACTATGTAGTGTGATTTTGGTACTTGGGAGCTGTTGCAGCTTGAGTGATTGATATTTCTATCCCAAAAATTCAGCCGTTGGGCGGTGAATATAGCGCGGTGAATTTGAGTGACATCTCTCAGGCATATAAGTATCGATGGAAAGTATTAATCTTCGGTTTCAATCTAAAACTAAAGTTAGGATCTTTTTGGAGCAAACTGATCGAATTGATTAGAGCATTTTGACCGCAACAATAAAACAGCGACAATTAGCTAATTATATTGTTGAGAAATTAGCCTTGGTTGAACGACACTCTCAAAATAACCACTAAAAACTTAGGAACTTAGATCAATTAGGAACGCAGCTAAAATTAACATCCGAGAAACAAAATAATATCGTTATACAGTTTTTTATTTGTGATGAAAAATAACTGCTGAGCTTCACACCGCCGCGGCGCGTATTTCTCACAAGCTAGGTAAGAGTACCCCCACGGTAAATAATCGCTTATACAAGCCCGCTATCGCAGCGGGATATTTTGTTACCTTTTGATAACTTATATGTACTTGCGTACTCATGGTTTGCTTGGGTTTTATACCGAGATAATTCAGGTCACTAATTAAGCGCTTAAAGGCGATAGTCGAAAGCGGTCAAAGACATAGAACTCGATAAACAAAAAGCCCGGCGCAAGGCCGGGCGAAGAGTAAAAGACAGGTTTAAAGGATTACTTGAGTTTCACGCTGTATGAGATAAGAACTTTCAGGTCGTTACGATCGTTCTTATGCACAATGTCGTCGCCACGGAACTGAGCGCGGTAAGTACGAATGTTCAAACCTTCTAGCGCACCGTCTAGGAATTTGTAGCCTACGTGCCAGTCAAATGAAGTCATTGAACCATCGTATTCTTCCGCGTCTTTGCTAGAGCGAACGTTTGTTGCGTAGTTACCGCCAACACTCGCAGTTAGTTCAGGTAGACCCCAATCCGCAAAGTTGTAGTTCACTGCCAGTTTCGCCGCGCGCGCACCATCCACGTTGTAGTCTTCTAGCTGAGAAGTCGCCTGCATGAAGTTACGGTTGTCTGAGTTCGCCCAAGGCGTTAAACGGAAGTTGTAAGTCAGGTCTTGGCCACGAGTATCGGTGTCACTCAAGCCAGCGATCCAGGTGAAACCACCATGTTTAAGGTTAGCGCCTAAGCCGTAGTAGCTTTGCGCTTTTGGATCTTTCACGTTTGGATTCAGATCGCTTTCTTCAGCAATAGAGCCGTGGTAGAAGGCGGTTAGACCCAAATCTGCACCGCCTAAATCAAAACCGTACTTACCCAGTGCTTGCCAGTTTGTGCGGTAATCTTTACCGACACCGTAACCAAGGTCGATTTGACCGCCACCGAATTTGTAGATCGCACCTACCGTTTGGATATGATCAATGATCGTATTAGTCGTATCAGAACCTGATTTTTGATTTTGATGCCACTTAGTGGTCATAGGTAGGAATTCTTTTTGCCAGTCGTTCTTGAATTCGTCAGCAATCGCGTAACCCAAAACCAAGTTACCAAAGTGTGCTTTTGCCTCTATACCACGGTAAGCATGTGGGTTAAGACCCCAGCTTGAACGGATAGTACCAATGTTGATACGAGTGTAACCGCCGCGTACAGCAAGACCGACATCTTCATCGCCAAATTTTGCTTTCAATGCCGCGATTGTCAGTGCTGCATAAGACTTTTCACAACCCTTGCCGTCATAAGATGAGTTACCTTCACATTCGTGATCATAGTAAAGGATCTCAGATATGCCTGTAGTGTCGCCCAGCTTCAGGTTGGTATTTGCCCACAAATCAAGGCCGATCGTATCTTTGAAGTAGCCTGATTTGTAATCCCAAGCCAATTGCAGAGTTTGGTTTTCGATGTTTGGTACCCAGTGACCATCTGCATTTTTATCTTCACGATCACGAATGTATAAGAAGGAGTGAATAGTAGATGTTGAACTATCGTAAAACGCTTGTTTCGCTTGTGCTGCTAAATCAACCGCTGCTGCACTCTCGTTAAGTACGTCCGTCGGATCCGTATCATTTGCTAATACCGAGCCAGAGACTAGCACCGCAATAATAGAGGCACTAACCATAGAGAGATTGGTTCTATTTTTCATATCCATGCTTTCCATTTGTTTGTTTTGATTTATTGTTCTAATAATATACAAAAAGAATGATTTTTAAACAGAAACATTGTTTTATAAATTAAAAATAAGATCATCATCAAAGTTAAAATAATATTTCATGAATTAGTGTGACGTAGAAAGAATAAACAATGTGAATGCAAAATGTGCTATGAGAAACCGATTGCAAATCGTCTATAGATGGATGGGATGTTCGGTACTTTTGGAAGGAGAGGGCTTTGCTTAATTCAGAGATAAGACATACCTACCCCATTATGGTTGATTTTCAAACGATATACTGAATTTCAGGCATACCAAGCCCTTTAAGCTTGTTTAGCGCTTTAATCATGGCGTAAGTTTCACCAACCTGAGCAGTGTAGTTTCTCAGGGTTAATCTCCCACCTAACAACTGTTTCACACAATACATGGCTGTTTCAGAAAGCGAACGCTTGTGATAACCGTACCGCTTCTCCCACTTCTTATTGGAGCCGTAGAGTTTTTGGCAACCCATCGTTAGGTTGCGAGGGTGTCCTTGCTCCCAGAAGGCTGCCCCTTCTCTTGGTGGGATCAGCGGAACAGTTCGCTTGACTCGTATAGCATCATGGTAATGCCTTGTGTCGTAAGCACTATCACCAGATATTTCGAGGATTCGTCGGCGTGTTTGCTTGGGCAAGCTAGGAAGGACTTCTGCATCGGTGACATTAGATAAACTCAGCTCTGCTGCGACTATTTCGTGGGAACTGGTATCGACGGCTAAATGCAAATTTCTCCAGACTCTACGCTTCCCGTACCATGCTTTTTGACTTTCCACTCCCCTTAGCCATATACCTTGAGGCCAGTGGCATCAATGGCTAGGTGTTGTATAGCCCCTCTGGTTTTAGTCTTAAATGAAATCTCAACGTCTTTAGCTCGACGGCTTATGCAGGTGTAATGCGGACAAACAAGCGGGACGTTAGCCAGCTTAAATACTGAGTCTATAAAACCTTGCAGCGCTCTCAATGGCATAGAGAAAACTCGTTTACCATCAGTGCTGAAGTAATGGCTAAGTCGCTGAATCGGCGAGGTCTTCCACGATTGCCTCGTGTGTTTTTCTCCCACTCAGCTATCGCTTCCTCATCAATCCAAAAGGTCAGAGAACTACGGTTTATTAAGGCTTTATTGTACTGCTTCCAGTTACTTGTTTTGTAATGAGGCTTAGGCATTAGGCTACGACGATAAATGGATGTAACCGATCAGATCGTAGCGTCTTGAATTAGTTCCATTGATTTAAGCAACAAAGCCGTATGAGTTGTTAATAGGAGAGGTAAGTAGTGAGGGACAAGTTAATTGTTCAATTTTCTTTATTAAAAAAAAAAAGAGCCCCTAAGGGCTCTTGAAGTATGCAAACAGTATGTTAGGAAATATAAAGCTATATCTCATTTCAACAAGTAACTACTTTCGTAGGGCCAATACCAGTCAAAATTTACCTAGAGTTATCAAAGGCTTTAAGTTTTTAATGCAGCTAACTTAACCTCATTCAAAACCATCATATTTTCAATTACTCATATCCAATACCTTTGGGTTAAAACAATTAACCTGATACTGAATTTATATTTCATAAACTGTGATCAATTAATTTGTTAATTATCGTTCACAGTTAAATCTTATCACTATGGAGTGATAAATCAATTCTGAAACGATGTTTTACAATCCGTGTCACACATTTGAAATTAATGAAAAATAAAAATGAAATGACGTTTCAATAAATCTTGATTGAGTGGGAGTGATTGTTTATAGTTTTTGTGTTCATTTTGCTGCTGTATGAATTTTTGGTTTTTGGGTGAGTACAGGAAAGCGAGATGATCATCTTCCCTCCATAAATCGACTGTTGTTAGAGGAATCGTGATGCGCGCTGTTGAACATCGCAAGTTGTCCCTTCTGTTTCCGTTTTTAAAGTGGTCTTCAAAGGTAAACTCTCAAACCCTTAAAGCGGATGTTTTAGCCGGACTTACAGGGGCGATTATCGTGCTCCCCCAAGGCATTGCTTATGCCATGATTGCAGGTTTGCCACCTGAGTTCGGTCTGTATACTGCAATTATCCCTGCTATTTTGGCATCACTGTTTGGCTCATCGCATCATTTGATTTCGGGCCCAACAGCGGCACTTTCGGTGATTGTTTTTACCACCATAAGCCAGTTCGCTGATCCAGGAACGCCTATCTATATTCAGCTCTGCTTTACCTTGACCCTGTGCGCAGGGATCATTCAATTGCTTTTCGGACTCTTGCGTTTTGGCGCTGTGGTCAACTTCGTTTCCCACTCAGTGGTGCTTGGGTTCACTCTTGGGGCGGCTATTGTTATCGGAGTCAGCCAGCTAAAACATGTATTGGGTTTGCAATACGACTCAGGTGAAACGGCGATTGAAAATATTAGTTTGCTTGTCAGCAATATCAATGCGCTAAATGGTAAAGAGTTATTGGTGGGGGTTATTACCATCGCTGTTTGTGTGTTGTGTAAACGCCTTTGGCCCAAACTACCTCATATGTTATTGGCAACCTTGGTAGCGATGGGGTTTGCGACTTGGATGAATCACGCCGGTAACGAGGTATTGATGGTTAGCCAAGTCAGCAGTAACTATTTAAGCCTGTCTTCTCCTTTTGTGGGTGTTAGCCACCTATCTGCCATGCTTGACGGTGTTTTTGCTGTCGCGATGCTGGGGCTGGTAGAAGCGATTTCAATTAGTCGTTCGGTCGCGATGAAATCTCGCCAACAGCTTGATAGTAACCAAGAGTTTATCGGCCAGGGGATCTCAAATATTGTTGGCTCATTTTTCTCTTGTTATGTCTCCTCGGGGTCTTTCACCCGTAGTGGCGTCAATTACAGTAGTGGTGCGCAAACACCACTAGCGGCCGTGTTTGCTGGCTTATTTTTATTGATCATTATGGTTCTGTTTGCTCCGTATGCAGCCTATATACCGATTGCAGGTATGGGCGGCTTGTTGCTGGTTGTC
This window encodes:
- a CDS encoding methyl-accepting chemotaxis protein, whose product is MKFWQDLSIVRRIYISFTLLLLAMISITGVSLLQGNLQSDRTHIVTEVISPYMVELDRVTVHLLTSQALANSYFTPLDNGMHKKIESQFLKNHEIYDEKRLELEALFTKLNEYQIDLLTIPHDIALFSKTLDLFKRYQQVVGTEQWIEDRSTQFALDSTKMKRVAYSLSDSVDDMNASFMANDLAATIDSLVFNTNKGLNSNSAEVIDGLIKKNRAVTERILKTSQSLAEKTRGYTTRDQKLLKAVIDHATNEQGVLLKHYRAMVEQAEVFDLLAGVQSDTAQLIEQFVLQSEQLRQLSEQQVEQVNVMQSRGEKLIILVTSVSFLIVSIVAVTLSRTIRNALYMLKSSLNRIENGDLTLSTGIKSNNEFGELSNSIDQMINTLKHLVALVQSVSHQQNQLANHNQVTACQSQKSLESQRIETESVAAAMNEMENSVAEVSQATRTSQTQLTDIERSVMKGQQQTTGNLEAQNRLSQALKESADAILRVSDVSTEIGRVLEVIQAIADQTNLLALNAAIEAARAGNMGRGFAVVADEVRELAGRTGRSTQEIHTMTQLLHESVEQAVQQVEQCHFYMQHSRESSNQTSILMQGIQASISELAQLGAHIASATEQQQNTAIDIAKNISRISDIASSNSKGAVEVAANGQKLQELSIEQLKLIDHYKLG
- a CDS encoding OprD family outer membrane porin is translated as MESMDMKNRTNLSMVSASIIAVLVSGSVLANDTDPTDVLNESAAAVDLAAQAKQAFYDSSTSTIHSFLYIRDREDKNADGHWVPNIENQTLQLAWDYKSGYFKDTIGLDLWANTNLKLGDTTGISEILYYDHECEGNSSYDGKGCEKSYAALTIAALKAKFGDEDVGLAVRGGYTRINIGTIRSSWGLNPHAYRGIEAKAHFGNLVLGYAIADEFKNDWQKEFLPMTTKWHQNQKSGSDTTNTIIDHIQTVGAIYKFGGGQIDLGYGVGKDYRTNWQALGKYGFDLGGADLGLTAFYHGSIAEESDLNPNVKDPKAQSYYGLGANLKHGGFTWIAGLSDTDTRGQDLTYNFRLTPWANSDNRNFMQATSQLEDYNVDGARAAKLAVNYNFADWGLPELTASVGGNYATNVRSSKDAEEYDGSMTSFDWHVGYKFLDGALEGLNIRTYRAQFRGDDIVHKNDRNDLKVLISYSVKLK
- a CDS encoding SulP family inorganic anion transporter, which codes for MRAVEHRKLSLLFPFLKWSSKVNSQTLKADVLAGLTGAIIVLPQGIAYAMIAGLPPEFGLYTAIIPAILASLFGSSHHLISGPTAALSVIVFTTISQFADPGTPIYIQLCFTLTLCAGIIQLLFGLLRFGAVVNFVSHSVVLGFTLGAAIVIGVSQLKHVLGLQYDSGETAIENISLLVSNINALNGKELLVGVITIAVCVLCKRLWPKLPHMLLATLVAMGFATWMNHAGNEVLMVSQVSSNYLSLSSPFVGVSHLSAMLDGVFAVAMLGLVEAISISRSVAMKSRQQLDSNQEFIGQGISNIVGSFFSCYVSSGSFTRSGVNYSSGAQTPLAAVFAGLFLLIIMVLFAPYAAYIPIAGMGGLLLVVAWNLVDVHHIKVIAKHDGKEIFILVLTSLSAIFLHLELSIYVGVAASLFFYLRRTSRPTIELLNCDELNIDDQQDIAVIRINGSIFFGCVQYLHQELQKISSKQLIILGRGINFIDHLGVQMLDDYVSTSGRSIYFCRFKANAKASLLNGATSVREEQFSDRLTPLLKLICKR